A part of Cyanobacteria bacterium GSL.Bin1 genomic DNA contains:
- a CDS encoding FAD-dependent oxidoreductase gives MKTYDYVILGAGLGGLSAAACLTQQGYQVAVLEQHYLPGGCCHTFEYGEYRFCADVHYIYQCAQGQTVSQFLNYIGRHVPFNSLAADCIDRVITPEVDFRIPLNWEKFRDRLLAHFPEEARGINLYCDEIKQLHQEIQQVNNDIRWFDFNWLDWLSLPKHWHLFRRRNWTLQDLYDHIGLSPKLQALLAGQSGDYGLPPSEIALLTHASLVSDYAEGAYYPQHHFKHLVDTVVSAITEAGGSIHYSTPVEHIEVENHQIKRVIAGDEIYHANLAYISDLDPKLTVELMHAPQALSRSEYNRLTNYEYSASAFNIYLGLDTRFDPSRYGIGSWNIWYYPNNDLNQAYQNQLQGNLEHPWLFLSCPTLKSEEPGMAPAGHHVLEIATVCPYQPFKELHETDVKAYKAKKRATYQQVMASVQDLVPDINQYIRMKVFGTPTTSEYYLGQPEGNMYGANLIPQQIGLNRLGYKTELLNLFLVGASAGYPSVPGVISNGMDVVELLTGESVRQKQRELAMSRS, from the coding sequence ATGAAAACGTATGACTATGTCATTTTAGGAGCTGGCTTAGGCGGTTTGTCCGCAGCCGCTTGTTTAACGCAGCAAGGATATCAAGTCGCCGTCTTAGAACAGCACTACCTTCCGGGCGGGTGTTGTCATACTTTTGAATATGGCGAGTATCGCTTCTGTGCCGATGTTCACTATATTTACCAATGTGCCCAAGGTCAAACCGTCTCCCAATTTCTCAACTATATCGGTCGCCATGTTCCCTTTAATTCCTTGGCTGCGGATTGTATTGACCGGGTGATTACCCCAGAAGTCGATTTTCGGATTCCTTTAAATTGGGAAAAATTCCGCGATCGTCTCCTGGCTCATTTTCCAGAAGAAGCACGGGGCATCAATCTTTACTGTGATGAAATTAAACAACTTCATCAAGAGATACAACAAGTAAACAACGATATCCGCTGGTTCGATTTTAACTGGTTGGACTGGCTGTCCTTACCGAAGCATTGGCATTTATTTAGGAGACGGAACTGGACCTTACAAGACCTTTATGACCACATTGGGCTATCTCCGAAACTGCAAGCTCTATTAGCCGGTCAAAGTGGAGATTATGGCTTACCTCCCTCAGAAATTGCTTTGCTCACTCATGCTTCGTTAGTTTCTGACTATGCTGAAGGCGCTTACTATCCTCAACACCATTTCAAACACTTAGTCGATACGGTCGTTTCGGCGATCACTGAAGCGGGAGGAAGCATCCATTATTCTACTCCGGTCGAGCACATTGAAGTTGAAAATCATCAAATTAAAAGAGTTATCGCCGGGGACGAAATTTATCACGCCAATCTTGCTTATATCAGCGACCTTGATCCCAAACTGACCGTCGAACTGATGCACGCACCGCAAGCACTCAGCCGCTCGGAGTATAACCGCCTGACGAATTATGAATACTCCGCCAGTGCGTTTAATATTTATCTTGGTTTGGATACCCGCTTTGATCCGAGTCGCTATGGAATTGGCAGCTGGAATATTTGGTACTATCCCAATAACGACCTCAATCAAGCCTATCAAAACCAATTGCAAGGGAATTTAGAACATCCCTGGCTCTTTTTATCCTGTCCCACCCTCAAATCAGAGGAACCTGGTATGGCTCCGGCTGGTCATCATGTTTTAGAAATTGCCACTGTCTGTCCCTACCAACCTTTTAAAGAACTGCACGAGACTGATGTCAAGGCGTACAAAGCCAAAAAACGAGCTACGTATCAGCAAGTCATGGCGAGCGTCCAAGATTTAGTCCCTGATATTAATCAATACATTCGCATGAAAGTTTTCGGGACTCCCACAACTAGCGAATATTATCTTGGACAACCCGAAGGGAATATGTATGGAGCCAATCTGATTCCCCAACAAATTGGCTTAAATCGTCTTGGGTATAAAACGGAATTACTCAATCTCTTCTTAGTGGGGGCGAGTGCGGGCTATCCCAGTGTTCCGGGAGTGATTAGTAATGGGATGGATGTTGTGGAATTACTCACCGGAGAATCGGTTCGTCAAAAACAACGGGAGTTAGCAATGAGTCGTTCCTAG
- a CDS encoding elongation factor G, whose product MNGKVSKQSRNIAIVGPASSGKTTLLESLLFVSENIKRKGSIKQGNTVGDNLPEARDRAMTVEINTAYTTFEDLQFTFLDCPGSIEFAQETQNALLGVDAAVVVCEPTVERVLTLAPILKFLDEWEIPHLVFLNKMDRANHPFTEILAAIKAVSPRPLLPQQYPLYQGQTLLGYIDLITEQAYQYHAGTEADPVPLPDTATAEEKLARDDLLEGLAEFDDHLLEELLEDINPSLEEIRQDLKQDVSADLIVPVCFGIAEQDYGVRPLLSALIAEVPAPEITAKRRGLDPVATESPTIAQVLKTYYSPQGGKLSLIRIWQGRLTDNMILNGIRPGGMYQLLGQQQTSVPEAFAGEIVALSRLEGIQTGDTLSSGDAQISLPTPEKMSFVYALAITPQNRKDEVKLTEAMAKLLEEDPALYWEQKGDTQDVVLWGQGEIHLKVALDRLQRKYNLSMKTDLPRVPYQETIRKGTQAHGRYKHQTGGHGAFGDVYLDIQPLPRGEGFQFDETIFGGAIPKQYIPGVAAGVEEYLHQGPLGFPVVDVAVTLTDGSYHSVDSSEQAFKQAARLAMSEGMLNCEPILLEPILEIQVYAPSDFTANVLQLLSGHRGQIMGYQSCSDWLNWDQVTAYLPQAEMQNFIIELRSLTLGVGFFDWQPHHLQEVPAKITQEVLAGM is encoded by the coding sequence ATGAATGGCAAAGTGTCGAAACAATCAAGAAATATTGCGATTGTCGGTCCGGCGAGCAGTGGTAAAACGACTCTGTTAGAAAGTTTATTGTTTGTCTCGGAAAACATTAAACGTAAAGGCAGTATCAAACAGGGAAATACGGTTGGGGATAATCTTCCCGAAGCGCGCGATCGCGCAATGACCGTTGAAATTAATACTGCTTACACCACCTTTGAAGATTTACAATTCACGTTTCTTGATTGCCCTGGTTCCATTGAGTTTGCTCAAGAAACCCAAAATGCTCTGCTGGGAGTTGATGCAGCCGTTGTTGTCTGTGAGCCTACAGTGGAGCGAGTTTTAACTCTTGCTCCCATCTTAAAATTCCTTGATGAGTGGGAAATTCCCCACTTGGTTTTTCTCAACAAAATGGATCGCGCCAATCATCCCTTTACTGAAATTTTGGCCGCCATTAAAGCCGTTTCCCCGCGCCCCTTACTCCCGCAACAATATCCCCTTTACCAAGGTCAAACCCTCCTCGGTTATATTGATCTAATTACTGAGCAAGCTTATCAATACCATGCCGGAACAGAGGCCGATCCCGTACCGCTACCGGACACAGCCACAGCAGAAGAGAAACTCGCTCGTGACGATCTCTTAGAAGGACTGGCTGAATTTGACGACCACCTCCTGGAAGAACTCCTCGAAGACATTAATCCTTCCCTCGAAGAAATCCGACAAGATCTCAAGCAAGATGTCAGTGCTGATTTAATCGTTCCTGTTTGCTTTGGCATCGCTGAACAAGATTATGGGGTCCGTCCCTTATTATCGGCTTTAATCGCAGAAGTGCCGGCGCCAGAGATCACGGCAAAACGGCGCGGACTCGATCCCGTCGCCACTGAATCCCCCACAATTGCTCAAGTGCTGAAAACTTACTATTCACCGCAAGGGGGAAAACTGTCCCTGATCCGAATTTGGCAAGGACGACTCACTGATAATATGATTCTCAATGGGATACGCCCAGGGGGAATGTATCAACTTCTCGGACAACAACAAACCTCAGTTCCAGAAGCCTTTGCCGGAGAAATCGTTGCTCTCTCTCGCCTAGAAGGGATCCAAACGGGAGATACCCTGAGCAGTGGCGATGCTCAAATCTCGCTTCCGACCCCGGAAAAAATGTCTTTTGTCTATGCTTTGGCAATTACTCCGCAAAACCGCAAAGATGAAGTGAAACTGACCGAAGCGATGGCAAAACTCCTCGAAGAAGACCCTGCTTTGTATTGGGAACAAAAGGGCGATACCCAAGACGTTGTACTGTGGGGACAAGGAGAAATTCATCTGAAAGTCGCGTTAGATCGCTTGCAGCGTAAATATAACTTGTCGATGAAAACCGATTTACCCCGAGTGCCCTATCAAGAAACAATTCGCAAAGGCACTCAGGCGCACGGGCGGTATAAACATCAAACCGGTGGACATGGAGCCTTCGGTGATGTTTATCTCGATATCCAGCCCTTACCCCGCGGGGAAGGCTTTCAGTTTGACGAGACAATTTTTGGGGGAGCGATTCCCAAACAGTATATTCCCGGTGTTGCCGCCGGTGTAGAAGAATACCTCCATCAAGGTCCCCTCGGCTTTCCTGTAGTTGATGTCGCAGTGACGCTGACTGATGGCTCTTATCATTCCGTTGATAGTTCGGAACAAGCGTTTAAGCAAGCTGCCCGCCTCGCCATGAGTGAGGGAATGCTCAATTGTGAACCGATTTTGTTAGAGCCGATTTTAGAAATTCAAGTGTATGCCCCAAGCGATTTTACGGCGAATGTCCTGCAATTGCTCAGTGGACACCGGGGACAGATTATGGGTTATCAAAGCTGTAGCGATTGGCTCAATTGGGATCAAGTGACTGCTTATCTGCCCCAAGCGGAAATGCAGAATTTTATTATCGAGCTGCGATCGCTGACGTTAGGAGTGGGCTTTTTTGACTGGCAACCCCATCATCTACAAGAAGTGCCGGCGAAAATTACACAGGAAGTTCTAGCAGGGATGTAA